In Acidobacteriota bacterium, the following are encoded in one genomic region:
- a CDS encoding DUF5829 family protein, with protein MRYLLSVGFIICMTITADSNLNIQRPPFPVYLNHFFLVVDGETYADIEKNEFLRKQFAPNETRTTRRTDISYTGLYFYGRNTYFEFFDASKETKRKTSETGIAFGVEQTGASKILQKQLGSENPFKVTRLYNDKQVDWFYMLTGKTSSFTSGSSFWVMEYLPSFLREWNPQADNSAGIERRQILQRYTAVLKEVPKDPVFQDVLAITVALDENLKKSLIDSCKLFGYEAKTNGNLTTMIGADITLTIIPETQSRKGIQSFTFKYKTRPKRDEYRFGNHSVLRFGDNHRAVWSF; from the coding sequence ATGCGTTATTTACTATCTGTTGGATTCATCATCTGTATGACGATAACGGCTGACTCAAATCTCAATATTCAACGACCACCGTTTCCGGTTTATCTCAACCATTTTTTTCTGGTGGTTGATGGGGAAACCTATGCCGATATTGAAAAGAATGAATTTTTAAGAAAACAGTTTGCCCCGAACGAAACCCGCACCACCAGGCGAACCGATATTTCTTACACCGGACTCTATTTTTACGGGCGAAATACCTACTTTGAATTTTTTGATGCAAGTAAGGAAACCAAGCGAAAAACCAGTGAAACCGGAATCGCGTTTGGTGTAGAACAAACCGGCGCATCCAAAATTCTGCAAAAACAACTTGGCAGTGAAAACCCCTTTAAAGTAACCCGGCTGTATAACGATAAACAGGTTGACTGGTTTTATATGCTCACCGGGAAAACCTCTTCATTTACATCGGGCAGTAGTTTCTGGGTGATGGAATACCTGCCCAGTTTTTTACGGGAATGGAATCCTCAAGCCGATAACAGCGCGGGAATCGAACGGCGACAGATCTTGCAGCGATATACGGCAGTTTTAAAAGAAGTGCCAAAAGACCCGGTATTTCAGGATGTTTTGGCAATAACCGTAGCACTCGACGAAAACCTGAAAAAGTCGCTCATTGATTCCTGCAAATTATTCGGGTATGAGGCAAAAACCAATGGGAATTTGACGACGATGATTGGCGCAGATATAACTCTGACGATAATTCCCGAAACGCAATCCCGGAAGGGCATTCAAAGTTTTACATTTAAATATAAAACCAGACCTAAGCGCGATGAATATCGATTCGGCAATCATTCGGTTTTGCGATTTGGCGATAATCATCGGGCTGTCTGGTCTTTTTAA
- a CDS encoding CocE/NonD family hydrolase: MSVFPAIIILVFYSTIAKAQTLNNYQKTTAMVAMRDGAKLNTEIYAPKSITKPLPFIFIRTPYGIASAGISLNTSNKELAEEGYIFVFQDIRGRYQSEGGFVMQRPPRNRQDPKAIDESTDTYDTIEWLLKNVANHNGRVGMMGISYPGWLTVMGMLDPHPALKACSPQASPVDMFLGDDFHHNGAFRLSYGFEYATMMETGKTSFQFAFDKYDTYEWYLKLGALSNVNEKYLKGKIPTWNDFVNHPNYDEFWQKQTAVPYLDRVTIPTLNVAGWWDQEDFYGPLKIYEELEKHDKANLNFIVVGPWNHGGWARSDGSKLGKINFDSPTSQYFREKIQAPFFAYYLKAQGTQPPPEALTFQTGANSWKSYNQWPPRNQTTDKNFYFQKGNRLSNEEPLVNSPREFDAYISDPAKPVPYRPRPIEPTYFPKGSGWSAWLLEDQRFTHQRPDVLSFETEPLEADVVVTGDVISHLFASTTGTDSDWIVKLIDVYPEDYPKDFKMGGYQLMIANEVFRGRFRKSFVKPEALVANQVAEYKIDLHHVNHRFLKGHKIMVQVQSSWFPVIDRNPQTFVENIFKAKDSDYRVATQRIYRSKRYPSRVILPVEAQTP, translated from the coding sequence ATGAGCGTTTTTCCGGCAATCATCATTCTGGTTTTTTATTCAACGATTGCAAAAGCGCAAACCCTCAACAACTATCAAAAAACCACTGCGATGGTTGCCATGCGAGATGGGGCGAAATTGAATACGGAAATTTACGCGCCGAAATCCATCACGAAACCGCTGCCGTTTATTTTTATTCGCACCCCTTATGGTATCGCCAGTGCGGGAATTTCACTCAATACTTCCAACAAAGAACTCGCCGAAGAAGGTTATATCTTCGTTTTCCAGGATATTCGCGGGCGCTATCAATCCGAAGGCGGGTTTGTCATGCAACGACCGCCGCGAAATCGCCAAGACCCGAAAGCCATCGACGAAAGCACAGACACCTATGACACGATTGAGTGGTTATTGAAAAACGTTGCGAATCACAATGGTCGGGTGGGAATGATGGGCATATCTTATCCGGGTTGGTTGACGGTGATGGGAATGCTCGACCCGCATCCGGCTTTGAAAGCCTGTTCACCGCAAGCCTCACCCGTTGATATGTTTTTAGGCGATGATTTTCATCATAACGGCGCGTTCCGACTGAGTTACGGTTTTGAATATGCGACGATGATGGAAACCGGCAAGACCAGTTTTCAATTCGCCTTCGATAAATACGACACCTATGAGTGGTATTTGAAACTGGGCGCGCTATCGAACGTCAACGAAAAATATTTGAAAGGAAAAATTCCTACCTGGAACGATTTCGTCAATCATCCGAACTATGATGAATTCTGGCAAAAACAGACTGCCGTCCCTTACCTCGACCGCGTGACCATTCCGACGTTGAATGTTGCGGGTTGGTGGGATCAGGAAGATTTTTACGGGCCGCTGAAAATTTACGAAGAGTTGGAAAAGCACGACAAAGCGAATTTAAATTTTATCGTCGTTGGTCCCTGGAATCATGGCGGCTGGGCGCGTTCGGATGGCAGCAAGCTAGGGAAAATCAATTTCGATAGCCCGACGAGTCAATATTTTCGCGAAAAAATTCAAGCGCCATTTTTTGCCTATTATTTAAAAGCTCAAGGAACACAACCGCCGCCCGAAGCTCTCACCTTTCAAACCGGGGCAAATAGTTGGAAGTCATATAATCAATGGCCGCCGCGTAATCAAACTACCGATAAAAATTTCTATTTTCAAAAAGGCAATCGGTTATCGAATGAAGAACCGCTTGTAAATTCACCGAGAGAGTTTGACGCCTATATTTCTGATCCGGCGAAACCCGTGCCTTACCGCCCGCGACCGATTGAGCCAACCTATTTTCCGAAAGGGTCAGGTTGGTCTGCCTGGCTTTTGGAAGACCAGCGTTTCACCCATCAACGACCCGATGTGTTGAGTTTTGAAACCGAACCGTTGGAGGCAGATGTTGTGGTGACCGGCGATGTCATCTCCCATTTGTTTGCCTCGACCACCGGGACGGACAGCGATTGGATTGTGAAATTGATTGATGTTTACCCGGAAGATTATCCTAAGGATTTCAAGATGGGCGGCTATCAATTGATGATTGCCAATGAGGTTTTTCGCGGACGCTTTCGTAAAAGTTTTGTAAAACCTGAAGCCCTCGTTGCCAATCAGGTAGCCGAATACAAAATTGACCTGCATCATGTGAATCACCGATTTCTCAAAGGGCATAAAATTATGGTGCAAGTGCAGAGCAGTTGGTTTCCGGTGATTGACCGCAATCCGCAAACCTTTGTGGAAAATATTTTCAAGGCGAAGGATTCCGATTACCGAGTCGCCACACAACGCATCTATCGCTCGAAACGCTATCCATCGCGCGTGATATTACCGGTTGAAGCGCAAACTCCATGA
- a CDS encoding MurR/RpiR family transcriptional regulator, translating into MNAKKVIGHPDTINSSLTSLEARFTQAKSQLNPSRRNLIQAMLDNPEEHFFLSSRKMAQRYGVDASTIVRTIQALGYERYDDFATDLRNHFVTRITPYSVLKSATREKRSVTDHIRHCLERDTENLNSLSANLNTERVIELAKLLHRSRRLIIVGVDLASSLANFLAYGLTPLGFDAEAPVGSSGNLHHKIDILSAKDLVIAISFGRCLRDTVDSVLRARERGVPTFGITDSDTTPLALFCDSYLLASISSPSFTGSYVAPLAVMNCILIATAHLHPSRSLALLEKTEEDYRTGARWYSENLSPALLDGNHPIKSKRKKSKNKRQD; encoded by the coding sequence ATGAATGCAAAAAAAGTCATTGGTCATCCGGACACCATCAACTCATCATTGACCTCTCTCGAAGCGCGGTTCACGCAGGCGAAATCTCAGCTCAATCCCAGTCGGCGAAATTTAATTCAAGCGATGCTCGATAATCCCGAAGAGCATTTTTTTCTCTCGTCAAGAAAGATGGCACAACGCTATGGTGTCGATGCCTCGACCATCGTGCGCACCATTCAGGCGTTGGGTTATGAACGTTATGATGATTTTGCCACCGATTTAAGAAATCATTTTGTCACGCGGATTACGCCCTATTCGGTTTTGAAATCGGCAACCCGCGAAAAACGCAGCGTCACCGACCACATTCGCCATTGTCTGGAACGCGATACCGAAAACCTCAATTCACTTTCGGCAAATTTAAATACCGAGCGGGTGATTGAACTCGCCAAGCTGTTGCACCGCTCCCGACGACTTATTATTGTCGGCGTTGACCTCGCCTCATCACTTGCGAACTTTCTGGCTTATGGACTGACGCCGCTCGGATTTGACGCCGAAGCCCCGGTGGGAAGTTCGGGAAATCTCCATCACAAAATAGATATTTTATCGGCGAAAGATTTGGTAATTGCCATCAGTTTCGGGCGATGTTTGCGTGATACGGTGGATTCGGTGTTGCGCGCCAGAGAACGCGGCGTTCCGACATTTGGAATAACCGATAGCGACACCACGCCGCTGGCGCTGTTTTGTGATTCTTATCTTCTGGCATCGATTTCGAGTCCGTCGTTTACCGGTTCGTATGTTGCGCCGCTTGCGGTAATGAATTGCATTTTAATCGCTACCGCCCATTTACATCCGTCGCGTTCGCTGGCATTGCTTGAAAAGACCGAAGAGGATTATCGTACAGGGGCGCGCTGGTATTCTGAAAATTTGAGTCCGGCGTTACTGGATGGAAATCACCCGATTAAATCGAAACGAAAAAAATCCAAAAATAAAAGGCAGGATTAG
- a CDS encoding serine hydrolase domain-containing protein yields MMVKKSSGCQLFLIGVLLIGLFTLKVEAQQSANLQSEIDQLMVSKFKADEPGATVIVVKDGKVLFRKGYGLANIELNIPAQPDMIFRIGSITKQFTAVAILMLEEQGKLSLTDDLTKYFPDYPTQGKKITVEHLLNHTSGIKSYTALPEWLPQWRKDFKDEELIALFKDKPMDFAPGASWNYNNSAFFLLGVIIEKASGLSYADFIEQKIFQPLGMKNSFYDRTDRIIRGRVSGYSRGSKGFVNAAYLSMTQPGAAGALMSTVDDLAIWDAALYTDKLLKPDTLKKAWMPSKLTDGRLTHYGYGWAINDYEGHQMISHGGGINGFVTHVRRLPIDKVFVSVLTNRDTGNPNPEELTLKIAAMVIGKPVKDYTPITLAENVLDQYVGVYQVSEKEKATIAREGNKLTLMFGPQKIQISPVSEKLFVFNRNRFSFIKEGNQVKALILHSDYGIDQEAKKIQ; encoded by the coding sequence ATGATGGTGAAGAAATCGTCAGGCTGCCAGCTCTTTTTAATCGGGGTGCTTTTAATCGGGCTTTTTACCCTTAAAGTCGAAGCGCAACAAAGCGCCAATCTGCAATCTGAAATTGACCAATTGATGGTCAGTAAATTCAAAGCCGATGAACCGGGTGCCACGGTTATCGTAGTCAAAGACGGCAAGGTACTCTTTCGCAAGGGTTACGGACTTGCCAATATCGAATTAAATATTCCCGCGCAACCCGACATGATTTTTAGAATCGGTTCGATTACCAAACAATTTACGGCAGTGGCGATTTTAATGCTCGAAGAGCAAGGCAAGCTTTCGCTCACAGACGACCTCACCAAATATTTTCCCGATTACCCAACCCAGGGTAAAAAAATCACGGTTGAGCATTTGCTCAATCACACATCGGGAATCAAAAGCTACACCGCGCTTCCCGAATGGCTTCCGCAATGGCGCAAGGATTTTAAAGATGAAGAACTGATTGCCTTGTTCAAGGACAAGCCTATGGATTTCGCTCCGGGGGCGAGTTGGAATTACAACAACTCGGCATTTTTTCTGCTCGGCGTCATCATCGAAAAAGCCTCAGGATTGAGTTATGCCGATTTTATTGAACAGAAAATTTTCCAGCCGCTAGGCATGAAGAATTCATTTTATGACCGCACGGATCGCATTATTCGCGGGCGGGTTTCCGGTTATTCAAGAGGCAGCAAAGGGTTTGTCAATGCCGCATACCTCAGCATGACACAACCGGGCGCGGCGGGCGCATTGATGTCAACGGTTGATGATTTAGCCATCTGGGACGCGGCGCTTTACACAGATAAACTGCTCAAACCGGATACGCTCAAAAAAGCCTGGATGCCGAGCAAATTGACTGATGGTCGCCTGACCCATTATGGATACGGGTGGGCGATTAATGATTACGAAGGTCATCAGATGATTTCGCATGGCGGGGGGATTAACGGCTTCGTTACTCACGTCAGACGTTTGCCAATAGACAAAGTTTTCGTTTCGGTTCTCACCAACCGGGATACCGGCAATCCCAACCCCGAAGAACTTACCTTGAAGATTGCCGCGATGGTTATCGGAAAACCCGTTAAAGATTACACGCCGATTACGCTCGCGGAAAATGTGCTTGACCAGTATGTCGGGGTCTATCAAGTCAGCGAAAAAGAGAAAGCCACGATTGCCCGTGAAGGCAATAAACTGACCTTGATGTTTGGTCCCCAGAAAATCCAAATTTCACCGGTTTCTGAAAAACTATTTGTCTTCAATCGCAATCGTTTCTCATTCATCAAGGAGGGGAATCAAGTGAAAGCCTTAATCCTTCACAGCGATTATGGCATTGATCAGGAAGCGAAGAAAATCCAGTAG
- a CDS encoding membrane dipeptidase, with amino-acid sequence MAKTKAQSPKPISHHLTRRAMLKKTTLASSALFFAPMVNRGRFRLFANANTEYSTRTLDLMKRATVIDMLSPLTLNFPKQDKWFRDPESFTAEDLKPFTESGIKVFHIAIGMGGTEAYSEVLKFFALWNGFLANHDQHFMRIDSAADLERVKNSGKVGILLGLQNADHFRVPNDVNFFRNLGQRVSQLTYNSRNLIGNGSTERRDDGISDFGAMIIDRMNTVGMAIDVSHCGDRTTIDAFELSKKPVLITHSNCRALCPGHPRCKTDEAIKKVGAAESVMGITGVRMFVKNDEPTSIEDYLNHFDHVRKLIGSEHLGIGSDIDLYGYDAMPPELNRQLRAGYKGSYGFREKIDIEGVNHPKRMFDLTEGFIRRKYSDSEIEGILGGNFKRVLSKIWTV; translated from the coding sequence ATGGCAAAAACCAAAGCGCAATCACCAAAACCCATTTCCCATCACCTGACTCGCCGCGCGATGTTGAAGAAAACTACGCTTGCGAGTTCGGCTTTATTTTTTGCGCCGATGGTCAATCGCGGGCGGTTTCGCCTTTTTGCCAACGCCAACACCGAGTATTCAACCCGAACCCTTGATTTGATGAAGCGCGCGACGGTGATTGATATGCTCAGTCCTTTGACGCTCAACTTTCCCAAACAGGACAAGTGGTTTCGCGACCCTGAAAGTTTTACTGCTGAAGACCTCAAACCTTTCACAGAATCCGGCATCAAGGTTTTTCATATTGCGATTGGCATGGGAGGCACAGAAGCTTACTCAGAGGTGTTAAAGTTTTTTGCCTTGTGGAATGGTTTTCTGGCAAATCACGACCAGCATTTTATGCGCATCGATAGCGCCGCAGATTTAGAGCGCGTAAAAAATTCCGGCAAGGTCGGCATCCTGCTTGGCTTGCAAAACGCCGATCATTTTCGCGTGCCCAATGATGTCAATTTTTTCCGCAATCTCGGACAGAGGGTTTCGCAACTCACCTATAACTCAAGAAATTTAATCGGCAATGGTTCAACCGAACGGCGCGATGATGGCATCAGCGATTTTGGCGCAATGATTATCGACCGCATGAACACCGTCGGCATGGCGATTGACGTTTCGCATTGCGGCGACCGCACAACGATTGATGCCTTTGAACTATCCAAAAAACCCGTGCTGATTACCCATTCCAATTGTCGCGCGCTGTGTCCTGGACATCCGCGTTGTAAAACCGATGAAGCGATTAAAAAAGTTGGCGCTGCCGAAAGCGTGATGGGCATAACCGGGGTGCGGATGTTTGTCAAAAATGACGAACCCACATCCATTGAAGACTATCTCAACCATTTCGACCACGTCAGAAAATTGATTGGCTCAGAGCATCTGGGCATCGGCAGCGATATTGATTTATACGGTTATGATGCCATGCCGCCGGAACTCAATCGCCAACTTCGCGCCGGTTATAAAGGCAGTTACGGGTTTCGCGAAAAAATCGATATTGAAGGGGTCAATCACCCCAAACGCATGTTCGATTTAACCGAAGGCTTCATTCGCAGAAAATATTCGGATTCGGAAATCGAAGGCATACTCGGCGGCAATTTCAAGCGTGTATTATCGAAAATCTGGACAGTGTAA